The DNA region CGGTGAGCATGACCGAGTAGGTGCGGATCCTTAATGAGACTGATTTATCACCTGCAGCCAGTTGAGTACAGTAGCGCTTTGGTCTATTTTTACCCATCGCAGGATTACTGGAGCACAACATAATAATACAACGATGTCTGCATCGCTTTTAAGAGGCTCAAATTATTTTCTTAATCAAGCAAAACGGGACCGCATTGGTAGAGCCGTGTTGACTTCTCTTCTAAAATAAGGAGACATGGAGGTTAAAGTGTTCTCACCCAGCCAGCCCTCCAAAGATGTCCTTGACGTACGAGTAGTCTCCCCCTGACTTGGGGATGGTGACACCTAACTCTGCATAGCAGAGCGCACCAACGGCTGTGAAGAACCCAGTGCAGACCCACACGATGATGGACAGGCCCACTGAGCCTGCATTCTCCAGAACCCCCTTAGGACTCACAAACACCCCTGATCCAATGATGTTCCCTGAGTGACCGAATGATAAATAAAAACTAACACCTTTTACAATATTGTATTGAACTAAAGTGGCTGAAAAATGAATGTATGTTGTTCAGAAAGAAAAGTTCGACAGGTACCAGGAAAACAACTTCCGGTCTCCTTTCAAGGTACCTCCCGAAGAGGTTCCAGTAAAAGATATAAAAGTATGTTTAACTCTGTGGAATATCGGGGTTCTGACACTCACCGATGATGATTCCACAGGCACTAAACAGGCCGATCTGCTTTTTGAGAGCAATCCCGATGTTCCCATCCGTCCCCGCATCCGGGGGAGAGGCTGCCCGCTCCGAGTGCCCTCCGCCGGGGGAGCACGGCTTCCAGGAACCTTCTGACATCGTGAACCATAAGACGAGGGCAGCTACCCCTCTTGGTATCCCTCAAAGGTATTAAAACAACAAAGTAACTTATTTATGTTTGttgtgggttgttgttttttttaatcacttttaatcAAAGAACCACAAAATCCCCCTCTGTAGTTAGCCCGCTAACGCTAAATTGCTCAAGATAATTAGCCACAATTTAGTCGGTATTAGGAATTGGAAGCTTTAGTggccaaaacaaacacttaagCAAGTAAACTCTGATTGAAATcttattttaaattcaaattagTGTCCTGTTACTAATCACTTTATATTTACGCACTTATTTGTCCGtaaagacattttatttcaGACCTTTATTTGTCTGTATAGTCTTATAAAGCCTCAAAGGAAATTAGCCACTAACTCTTGAAAGTATAAACTATTAAATCACCTTAACGGAACCTGTTAGTTCACGCAAAGAAAGTATTATCTTCCCTAAAATCTCTTTGATACGTGACAGCCTACACTAGTGTAGTGATTGTAGCCTAGTGACGATGAGTGGGCTACTTCCGCATCTGACGGCTTTAATCAATCAGGAATGATTCATTTCCACCAATCATCATCTGTCAACACACGTCGGGACACGCCCCCCTGTAGCAACGCCCATAGCGTTGCGCAGGTGAGGGAGATAATCCAGTCCCAAGGCTGAACTCCATCCCGGGTTTTTGTCCTACTTTGGCAAAATCAAAACCCTGGTGGATTCCCGCCCGTGTAGGACTGGACTGCGAATCGACGCCAGGTTTTCTCCACAGTAAAATTAAATATGGAACACGTGCTTGTACCCGTTTACATTGATGAATTCACCTGTGATTCCAGACGCCATCAGCCCGCAGAAAGAGAAAACGTATCTTGATGTTAAGAATTTCATTGCTGAAAATATATTTGCACGTGTTGATGCAAAAGAATTTATACCgtgaaagagaaaaaggtcctaaaaaaaaagcagagtgCACAAAGTACGTTAAACTGCTCTTTATTGACACAATTCAAACATAGAGAAGGAAAAGCTTCAAAACAGGCCCAAACAATAAGGTGATTTGAATAATGTAACCATCCATCTGATCCTcatgcaataaaaaaagaggtaaTTTAATCAGTATGGAATGCGTTTAATAAGGTGAACATCAGGACTGAGTCTGCAACAACTAATCTGAACAGTTAAGGAGGAAAAGGATTTTGAACACCAGGAAAAGCTAAACCACCAATGACACATTTGAACTCTGTAACCTTCATGTTGGTTCCAAAGAATCAACAAATGCAACCACTCATTATTTCAAACCCACTTGTATTTTAAGGGATTTACCACAAAGGATGTGAACCAACCCATGTGTAATCAAGAGGCAGCTATGATGAGACGCGCTTGAACTGgcaaaaagtgaaagaaaagtgCTTGATTGCTCCCTCAGAGAGGATACTCTTCATCATCCTAGCAGTTCTAATGTAAGCGCGCCACTGTTTTATACCCTAAGTATTCTCCTCTGATCCATGATACTTCTTATAAAAGAAAAATTGTGTCGACGCGACATTGGTGTCATCTCATATAAACTATTCCACTGCGGCCCAGGTTTAACTGTGTTTATAAAAAGAGTCACCTTGAGtctaactgcccccccccctgctgagAACAGACGTGTGCATTTGTGAGTGTTCAAGGCTGTGCTGAGGCGTCTTCCTCACAGGCCGATGGTGTAGGACCGTCCTGCCGGGTTATGGATGGCGGAGCAGGCGGGCTCGGTCACGGCCCACTCGTACCAGACCTTCTTTCCGTTGTTGCAACGCCAGAAGCGGACTGTGACGTCGTCGCCCTTGGACACGGGAATGGGTTGCTGTTGGGAGGAAGTGAGTTTAAAACGCCAAAGCGCCAGAATAAAAATAcaagaggagaagcagcagcgaCTCTAGAAGAGCATTTCCTGTTACTGCGACTTACTTTGAGAGGGAAGAGGATGGGGAACCAGGAGAACATCCCGGGTGAATGCGTGTCCGGTTTTATGCCTGTCACAGACACCACGGATGTAAACACGGACTTTTAAAAGGGCACGGCGTTGTCGTGGAGATGACTTACTGAGCGTGACGTCTTTGTACAGCGTGGTCTCGAAGTACCCGGCGAAGCCGTGGAGTACCGTGTTACAGTTGACGGCGAATCGGAGGCACTGATATCGGTTGTTGTTCATGTCTGAAACCAAAAGGATTAATGAGCGCACTGCTGGTATGACGTCCGTGTCTGGCGCTCTTGTTCTCACAGCACCTGCTGACGGGTGTGTGAAGGTGAAGCACGCTTTGGGGTCGGCCAGCTGGTGGAAGTTGTGGAGGCGGACCACGTAGGGCGTCTCAAAATGGCACTCTGGGTCCTTGTCACGCTCACGGCACCCCCTGACCTCATTGTAGAGCTTTGAGGAGGACAAGGGGGCCAGGTAGGAGGTGTAAGAAGAAGGGATGCTCACCCCATCGTCTGgtagaggtgaggaggggggggggggggggttgatatcAAAGAAGGCATGAAAAGTAATGACGTGCCCTGGAAAACTCTAAACTAAAAACTGTAAAACTAACTGGCTCCCGACGTGAACGCACCTTTAAGAAAGTGCTGCGCTCCATCCAGGCACTCGGGAGAAAGCTCGTTGTCACCGAACGACCCCAGAAGCTCGCTGACGATGATGTCGGCTTTCTCGGGTGCCTCCCACTCCCTCATATCACACGACACCACCGTCACCTGATCGCCCCACTCCTCGAAGCGCCAGTTCTCCAAACTGTACGTGCAAACGCCGGTCAAATAACGAGCACAGAGTCCTCAACATCAGCGGGGTTCCCCCCCACACTCACGTGATTACGGCATTTGGATTCTTCTCCACGGCGTAAACCTTCAGCTTCCTGCCGGCTTCTCTGGCTGCACGCAGGGAGGCGCTGACCAGTGGACCCCGACCTGCTCCCAGCACCATCAGTACTCTGAGAACAGGACACAGCTTCGCTCAGGTTGCCGTTGCGTCTTTACGACAGCTCGAGTATTGATCATGgagccaaacacaggcaactCTGGGCAGACACTCACTGGACGTTcgtttccttctcctcctccggaACTCTGTCAAGGAGACATTTACGCACGGCCTGGAGATGCAAACAACAACCGCACGTTTCCACGCCGCTCACCACAAATTCtgctcatttaaatgtaaagtcaAAACCAAAATGACCAAAATAAATGACTTTCTTCGGTGAGCAACTAGATGTCGTAGTTACTCTTGTCTTGTTCTAAAAGTAAAACCCTCCGGACTCCACCTCTTACCTGTTGGTACTGAGAATATTTAATGGGGTCCTTCTCGAACACTTCGTATGTCTGAGATTCAAGGTTATCCATGAGTGGCTACATGGAACGACACAACCCAAATGGTTAAAACGTTAGCGTGTATTAAATTGATGGTCTCCACAACAGTGTTTGTGGTCTGTAGCAGCATTGCATCCTCACCTGGAGCGGAGACTGCAGGTAGTCTTCGTAGCCTTTGGCAAAGAGCTCGTAGGCATTGGGAGCAGGCCGGTTCTGGTTGAGGTATTCCAGATACTGCAGATAGGATCTAAAGTCCTTCTCGGAGTGGCGGCTGGTTCCCGTGAAGACGAACTGGGCCTCCAGCTAAGAAGAGAAGTTGCAACATTGTCAGCTGATCGACAGACTAAAACATGTTTGTGGACTCACCTTGAAAAGAGAGAAGATTATCCGCTGATGGGCtttggacaggacaggaaagcCCTTTTTGTTAGTGAGGAAGATGCTGGTGGGGAGGACGGCTGCTTTGATTGGCTCCCCGAGCCACTTATCGATCACTGTGTCTGATGGCACATCTGGTCCAATTTCAAGCGCTTCAGCGACACAAAGAGAATTGGCCGTTATTATCTTTAAACGCAACCGCTGTGCTTCACGCTAGGCTCACCCACCGAGGCAGATCCGTTTGTTGTAGTCGCAGAGTGCTCTGAAGGAATGCCACCTGGAGAGCAGAGGCCggtaaacaaaataaatcacctCGTTAAAGGAAATCAATCACAACTCTTTTAGGTTGCAGACAGCACTCGGCTACTCCCGAGGCGCAATAATGTAAAAACAAACCAGCCCCAGGTCTTTTCTTCAACGCTGGCGTCGTCGATGGAATCGACTGGTTCGTTGTCGATGAGATCTTCTCGCATGTCTTCTGGAGCCATGAGAGGGACGTGCAACCAGAACTAAAACAGAGTTCCACAGAAGTTAGCTGACAGACCGAGCCACCCCCGTTTCTTTGTTCACGTTGGTCTTACGTTTGACGTGTGGTGTCCAGTGTGGATGTGATTTAGGAGCAGGCGAGCGAGATTTGCATTATTAGGGCCATTTAGAGGGATCATGAAAACAGGAAGCCCGAGATAGGCCGAGAAGTTCaactcctggaccagagcctggacGGAGACGCAAGTATGGCGTTAGATGAGCGCGGAAGACCTTCACAAATGGACATCTACAGCACATTCGAACAAGGAACTTACGGCTTCTGAGTTTCGGCGTACATTCTCGATTTCTGCATCTGCTTCTATCCAAGACGAGAGCTTCCCCACAATCAGAGTATTCCAGTCTAGAcaaagcatcataaatcttaactttttttttgtccgttGTAAAAGTCAGTATCGACACGGAAACGTATCTGTTGGTTATTAAATTCTAAACACTGTTCATGATTTATGATactaattttaatatagtagcAGAACATCCAGGACGTAATGTTCGACAACATTCTAGATTTGAGTGTTTAAAGAGCCTGACAGAATGCACATAAATGCATATGGAACATAATTATAGATAATAAACAGGAACCTCTTCCACTGAGCAGCAGGTCGGACCGGGTCTGTGCACCAGATCTGGATTTAGCGGGCTCGGACTCGAACTCTCTCCTGAACCTCGGGTGGAACAGGGGCATGCACAGGAAATCAAACCTGCAACGCCAAAGTACAAAacactttatctgttctgaatGCGGAATGTGTGGAAACAATCACTTTCATTTGGTGGTGCCATCTTCCAGATCACACATTCGGGACAGAAGACACAGGAGCGGCATCGTTGTGATGGGACACGTGCTGGTAATAAACCGGCTAACTTAGCGTTGTCTTGGGGCTAGCACACCGGTGTTTCCGCCAGTGCGCGCACATGACAAACGATTGGGGAAAATGTGGCTGTTTACTCACCCGAGTTTGGCTACGGCCGCTAACGTGTCGGATATCTCCGGGACACAGTTCAAATCCCTTCCGCAGGACACTCTGTTCATGGTACTGGCAGACGCCATGATTTTAGCCGACTGAGTGGAATGACTGGCGCCGCTTCGTTGTTTCTACTCAACTAAGAAACTGACGCCATCTTGGATCTTCAGCGACCGACAATTCACGGAGGAAGGAAGCGATTGAGATCCAAAATGGATGTGGCCGTAATTCAGTTGCTTGTGTCGTCGTTATCGCGAGACGCCGCGCATTTAATTTATCGATCGTTTTTCATTTCGTTTCGTTTCCTCCGTATTTCTTCCAACCAAACTTACTAAATTCGGCATCTGTATTCTGattatttaaa from Takifugu flavidus isolate HTHZ2018 chromosome 15, ASM371156v2, whole genome shotgun sequence includes:
- the prmt5 gene encoding protein arginine N-methyltransferase 5, translated to MASASTMNRVSCGRDLNCVPEISDTLAAVAKLGFDFLCMPLFHPRFRREFESEPAKSRSGAQTRSDLLLSGRDWNTLIVGKLSSWIEADAEIENVRRNSEAALVQELNFSAYLGLPVFMIPLNGPNNANLARLLLNHIHTGHHTSNFWLHVPLMAPEDMREDLIDNEPVDSIDDASVEEKTWGWWHSFRALCDYNKRICLALEIGPDVPSDTVIDKWLGEPIKAAVLPTSIFLTNKKGFPVLSKAHQRIIFSLFKLEAQFVFTGTSRHSEKDFRSYLQYLEYLNQNRPAPNAYELFAKGYEDYLQSPLQPLMDNLESQTYEVFEKDPIKYSQYQQAVRKCLLDRVPEEEKETNVQVLMVLGAGRGPLVSASLRAAREAGRKLKVYAVEKNPNAVITLENWRFEEWGDQVTVVSCDMREWEAPEKADIIVSELLGSFGDNELSPECLDGAQHFLKDDGVSIPSSYTSYLAPLSSSKLYNEVRGCRERDKDPECHFETPYVVRLHNFHQLADPKACFTFTHPSADMNNNRYQCLRFAVNCNTVLHGFAGYFETTLYKDVTLSIKPDTHSPGMFSWFPILFPLKQPIPVSKGDDVTVRFWRCNNGKKVWYEWAVTEPACSAIHNPAGRSYTIGL